A region of the Desulfobacter postgatei 2ac9 genome:
GAGAATTATTACGGAATATATCCCCCCAGCAAACGATTCAGGTCCAAGATACCGGCTTGCAGGATCCAGCAGAGAATATATCCGGCTCAATTCAAACTCCTATCTGTCTTTATCCACCCATCCGGCGCTTGTTCAGGCGGCCGACAAAGCAACGCGTGAATTTGGTGTGGGCCCTGGTGCGGTCAGATTTATAGACGGAACATTTAGTTACCACGCTGCATTGGAAAAACGAATTGCCGAATTTGTCGGCATGCCTTGTGCAAAAATTTTTAACTCAGCCTATACCGCCAATTGTGGCCTGGCTTTGTCCATCTCCAGTCCAAAAACACACTGGATAGGGGACCAGCTCAATCACAATTCCATTATCAGGGCCATGCGTATTTCAAATATCCCTTCCGCCAACAAGGGTATTTTCAAACACAATGACATGGAAGATCTGAAGCGCTGCCTTGATGAGGTCCCCCCGCACATCGAACGTGTCGTGGTCATTTTTGACGGTATTTTTTCCATGCGTGGCGATTTTGCCCCCATTGACGCAATCCTCAAGGTCTGCAAACCCTATGACGACAAATTTAAGGACGGCGTTATAACCGTTGTGGACGACTCCCACGGCATCGGTGCCTATGGCGCAACAGGCCGGGGCACCAGCGAGCATACAGGCGTCCGGCCAGACGTCATTGTCGGCACTTTCGGCAAAGCCTTCGGGGTTAACGGCGGCTTCATCGCAGCAAGTGATACCATTATTGAAGCGGTTCGACAAAAGGCAGATACATATATCTATACCAACCCTTTAAGCGTTGCAGACTGTGCCGCGGCCCTGGCCGCCATTGATATTTGTGACAGTGACCAGGGTCTGGACCTTCTGGATCATTTAGGCACAATAACCACAGTTTTTCGAAACGGTCTTAGGAATATGGCCCTTGAATCAATTGACGGTCCTCATCCCGTGGTGCCGCTCATGGTCAGGGATACCGCCAGAACCCATGATCTGGTAAATTTTCTTTACGAAAACGGTGTGCTCGTGGTGGGCTTGACCTTTCCGGTTGTTCCCAAAGGAGATGAAACCATACGGTTTCAGATCAACGCCTGCCATACCCATGCGGATATTGATTATGTCCTGGGGTTGATCAAGGTTTTCGTCAACAAGGTTGTACCTCAAGTACCGCAAAATGTCCGGGTTACCCGTTTTTCATCGGCGGGTGCCTGGGCATAATCGGTAAACTTGGGCTGTTCCGTAAAAGGATTTTCATAAAGCGCTGTCAGCAGGTGTACCTGACTGAAATCATCTCTGGCTTCAGCATCCTCAATCGCCTTGTGAATCCGGTGATTTCTGGGAATGAAAAGGGGATTGATCCGGTTCATTTTTGCCTGAATGACGTCAGGACGATTTTCTTCAGCCAGCCGCTTCCGCCATGATTCAAGCCAGGCAG
Encoded here:
- a CDS encoding aminotransferase class I/II-fold pyridoxal phosphate-dependent enzyme, whose protein sequence is MTTEKLDKSLQTELAALAAEGRAKAPERIITEYIPPANDSGPRYRLAGSSREYIRLNSNSYLSLSTHPALVQAADKATREFGVGPGAVRFIDGTFSYHAALEKRIAEFVGMPCAKIFNSAYTANCGLALSISSPKTHWIGDQLNHNSIIRAMRISNIPSANKGIFKHNDMEDLKRCLDEVPPHIERVVVIFDGIFSMRGDFAPIDAILKVCKPYDDKFKDGVITVVDDSHGIGAYGATGRGTSEHTGVRPDVIVGTFGKAFGVNGGFIAASDTIIEAVRQKADTYIYTNPLSVADCAAALAAIDICDSDQGLDLLDHLGTITTVFRNGLRNMALESIDGPHPVVPLMVRDTARTHDLVNFLYENGVLVVGLTFPVVPKGDETIRFQINACHTHADIDYVLGLIKVFVNKVVPQVPQNVRVTRFSSAGAWA